The Macrobrachium nipponense isolate FS-2020 chromosome 8, ASM1510439v2, whole genome shotgun sequence nucleotide sequence TATTTCCTGAAATTTGGCAATCCTTAAACTCTGAGTATCAGTTGCTTTGCAAGCAAGCAAAATTACGCCGAAATTTCCATTGAGATTTTGAAATGTAGGTGTATTTTGAGTAGTTAAAATTTTCACTCGAAATCTACATTTTGATTTGAACACTTAACAAGTAACCATAAGGCTTAGTTCACATTTAAGAAAATCATCCGTTGTTTTTTACTATTTAAAACATGATGTGCTACTTCTTTAACGCTTTGAATTTTAGCCTTTCCTTTCAAAAGATCGCCAGTTAATTCTTGTACGCTCAAAATTCTACACAACTCGCTGAAAGGAACGCGCTGAATGCAAATGTATTTATTTCCTTTAGTGATTTACTGTGTTAAGATTTCATCAAAGCATTCGTTCACTTTTTAAAAGCTGGTATAATACTTTGGACGTGTAGCCTTTCACCCTATTCTTTGTTGCCTTGAAAAATGAGATAGTCTTTCTTCTTAGATGGATTAAATCAAGCCTGAGATTTCATTGACCTTCAGATCAAGTGCTACTTTTAGCCGCTTAGAACCCGCCCGAGGCGTAGTACCTTAACCATTTAACAGACCAGCCATTGGTCAATTTCTAATAAACTGTAATGCAGATACAGCCTGTTCatttctcttactgtacctccattcagattctctttctttcattttactttccatcctctcctaacaatgtgcaactgcgaggattttctcctgttaaaccttcaaatctttttactgttaatttcagttttagcgctgaatgacctcataggtctcagggCGTGACAAAATTTTTTTACTCTATCCTCTATTAGTTTCTCGTAGTTTAAGAACccgttcagatttttttttttttttttttgcagtttacgAATCCTTCAGATTGTTGTTATTCTTTGTTAAACCTGAATGTTACTTAATTGTTTGTTAGTACTGTTGAGATTGTTGTTATTCTTTGTTTAGCTTGAATCTAATCTAACAATTCTTAGTTAATACTGTTGAGATGTTGAGCGAGTTTGCTGCTGACTATGTTGATTTTAACAACTGAATTTAGTTTTTAATGGCTTGTGAAGTAGACCTCACTTTTGTGATTTGCTTTTAGCACTAACCTCAAATATACGAACACAACCATCTCGTTGCATATCCTTGTTCCCCAATTTAAAAAAGCTGCCTCGCCCAGTTCTTCTTGAAGCCTGGTTTCCAACACGAATGCAAACGACGCTTTCATCTTGCcgcaaaggccaagtactgggtgGAAAGAATTGAATAATCGAACGGATAACATCTAACGCCACACATATTGAACTTTGGTGGAACAGGATGAAATTAGAGGGAGAACTGCCGTAAAAGGttgtttatccacaattttcGGGTTTTCGGGAGGAACTTGGAAATGTaaggaaataagagaaaaccTTAATGGTGGTAAAATAAAAGAAGACAGTTTGAtttagaaatttatgaaaaataaatgcaaatatgtatatttgcatTACCCtgcccatttatttatttcatctgttCCCAAGTGTAATCATATTTGGTACATTTTCATGGCCCTTGACGTAAGAGAATGCTATCCTACTATGGACGTCTGTTTATATTGATGGTTTTTCTGGATTCCCCATAAGAAATCTTGCATAttttcaagaataataataataataatagtttttaattCTCAAAAATTGCATTTGACAGTAGGATTATTCAGAAGTAGCATTGACACTAGCTTGGGGCTTAATCTTTGTCCAGCAGCTTTCGAAGTTCTCGTAGAAGTCGGTCTTCGTGTTGTTGACATTGCTGCTGCAGTCGTAGCCTCCCATGTTGTGCATCAGGGCGAAGTCTGCACAGTCCACCTCTCCGTCACTGTTGCAGTCCCCATCCTGTCAGAAACAGGACGTAGAATGTGAATCTTATATAAAGTacgaatttatatttttaaatgagtaaaacaaaactataattggTAAAATCTACTTTCCAAAGGGAGCCGTTTTCCCAGACAGGTGGCttcagaaaaaagtaaataaataaaatcacagcAATACATATTACATTCGTACATTTTTACCTGCTGGACACGGTTGAACGAACTGCGGAAACTTCCACAACCACAACTCAAAATAATTACTCAGAATTACTTGAAACGGCCCCttacccaaccccccaccccccacccacgtAACACCTCAACCTCTAATGGGAAGAGTTATGTGGGTGGGTGAGTCTAAACTTAACTCCTTTAAATGCAGCCAGTTTGCCTTTATTGAACTCACTAAGCAACATACGAGCTAAATGCAGTAAGTAAATCTTtagatatttgaaaatgaaaatattcagttaCCGAACCAGCCACTTGAAAAGAATGTTTGTGAGCACAACTACTTACTGTAGAGAATTTTTTCATATACCGATCCACAGTCTCCGCAGCGCAGTACAAATCGGTTACGCAGTTTTCAAATGCTGAAAGAAATGAGGAATAAGTTTAAAATTCATCTCCCATAACTTGTCGTGACAAGTCCTACTCGATTATAATCTCTGAATAGCAGACACTTCAAGGGGCAAGAGGTGTCGGTTAACATTAAATGGTAATAGAGTTTTCAGTTCTTTCGTTGTCCAAAATCGGTGGCATCAGActtcaaaaataaatactttCTAATCACTATGTATGTAGCTaccccgtaggggggttagtgaagtcagtgcacctcactgggtgcactgtagacattaataAAGGTTCTTTTAGAGTATTGAGAATGAAATATGAAGATAATAAAGCTTCTTTTAGAGTACTGAGAATGAATGAAACATGAAGATAAAATTATGAGATTTGAAATTCAGGTGCGTTACAGTGGTGAGAGTGCGCTCAAATGAATCTTTCATTTCACCATTTTTCATGCCTTTTTTTTCTCCACCTTACCTCCTGGTTTCTCCGGATCGTCCTTCTTGATGATCGGTTTTCCAGCATCGATCCAGTAATTGAGAGAGATGCCGAACGCGCCGCAGAAATAAGACCCATCGTAAGGCTGGAAACATCCGATGCTGACGTTGCAGTTGCTGGCTGCCTCACATATGCAGTTCATGCAACCTGTGGTGATTAACTTGTCGGACTGGGCTGGAAGTAAGACAAGAACATAGGTGTCTTTCTGAACGCTTGTGTTTCAAGATAGTCGTGATAATCCTCaccctgaataaaaataaatcaggcTAAAATGAAACACATTCGAGTTCTTGTACagcgtatattgctgtatgaaaccctcggccactgcccatgaaactttcaaccactgCCCGATGGTGTCCTGTGTCCTTGGCACCGCCGCTACGGCCATaagaaactttaaccttaaataaattttaaaaagatacagaggccagagggctgcaatttagtgtgtttgatgatgggagggcagatgatcagcataccaatttgcagccctctagtctcggtagtttttatgatcgctgtgcggacagacagacaaaaaaaaagaaaaaaaaaaaaaaaaaaaaaaaaaaaaaaaaaccatctcaacagtttcttttacagaaaactaaaaagtataaaagttGAAATCTGAGAATGACTATCGATGTGTCCAAGGTCACTTCATATTTTATCTGTTATGTGCATTGCTACGTTTTTAGGTTTCCCTCTATGAACATTTCCTACTTTTCAGGTTTTTCCCCTTGAAGCTTTAGGAAATAtcgataattttttatactttaaaacCCGGTGAATCAGTAACCGGTCGGGCTCCTTTTTCCTATCTGGAGACAAGATTGTTAGCGTAAACCTTTCAAAAATATACCATCTACCACCCACAAAACTCG carries:
- the LOC135222905 gene encoding lysozyme-like is translated as MHSAIRNVVFIFAIGIGFVLIEAQSDKLITTGCMNCICEAASNCNVSIGCFQPYDGSYFCGAFGISLNYWIDAGKPIIKKDDPEKPGAFENCVTDLYCAAETVDRYMKKFSTDGDCNSDGEVDCADFALMHNMGGYDCSSNVNNTKTDFYENFESCWTKIKPQASVNATSE